In one window of Isachenkonia alkalipeptolytica DNA:
- a CDS encoding RluA family pseudouridine synthase translates to MERHEFIVDAEDEGKRLDVFLAENLEEYSRSYLQKLIKEKRALIKGEPGKNRSPLKEGEEVSIEIPEPKPLEIKGENIPLEIIYEDGDLLVVNKPQGMVVHPGAGNYEGTMVNALLYHCQGKLSSINGVIRPGIVHRIDKDTSGLLMVAKTDQAHRSLQNQLKDRKVTRVYRLLVHGVMEEGQAVIDAPMGRSPNNPLKMAVRDEGRFARTHITVLERFEKYTLLEARLETGRTHQIRVHLQYIGHALVGDPVYGPTKAHFSLEGQMLHAKTLGFLHPRTGEEMEFDSPMPEDFQKVIESLRRDKTREEE, encoded by the coding sequence ATGGAAAGACATGAATTCATTGTTGATGCAGAAGACGAGGGGAAGCGCCTGGATGTCTTCTTAGCGGAAAATTTGGAGGAGTACAGCCGGAGCTACCTGCAAAAATTGATTAAAGAAAAACGGGCCCTGATTAAGGGCGAGCCGGGGAAAAACCGGAGCCCTCTAAAGGAGGGGGAGGAAGTAAGCATTGAAATTCCGGAACCGAAACCCTTGGAAATCAAAGGGGAAAACATACCCCTGGAGATAATCTACGAAGATGGGGATCTTTTAGTGGTAAACAAGCCCCAGGGAATGGTTGTCCACCCCGGTGCCGGGAATTACGAAGGCACCATGGTGAATGCTTTGCTGTATCATTGTCAGGGAAAGCTCTCTTCCATTAACGGGGTCATTCGCCCGGGGATTGTGCACCGGATTGATAAAGATACTTCGGGACTGTTAATGGTAGCGAAGACCGACCAGGCTCATCGCAGCCTACAAAATCAATTGAAGGACCGGAAGGTGACAAGAGTTTACCGGCTATTGGTCCACGGTGTAATGGAAGAGGGGCAGGCGGTGATCGATGCACCCATGGGACGGTCCCCGAATAATCCGTTGAAAATGGCGGTTCGGGATGAGGGAAGATTTGCCAGAACCCATATCACGGTTCTGGAACGATTTGAAAAATACACCTTGCTTGAGGCCCGTTTGGAAACGGGAAGAACCCATCAAATTCGAGTGCACCTACAGTATATCGGTCATGCCTTAGTGGGAGATCCGGTTTACGGACCGACGAAAGCCCATTTCTCCTTGGAGGGACAGATGCTCCATGCTAAAACCTTAGGCTTCCTTCACCCAAGAACCGGGGAGGAAATGGAGTTCGATTCCCCCATGCCCGAGGATTTTCAAAAGGTGATTGAAAGCCTGAGAAGGGATAAAACCCGTGAAGAGGAATAA
- the lspA gene encoding signal peptidase II, producing MNIGMFIIILAMDMATKYWAYNYLREIGSIPVIENIFHLTYVENRGAAFGILQDQRWIFIVVTIATLLFILWYLRQMDPEIKILKIGLNLIFVGAIGNLIDRIYLGFVIDFIDFRIWPVWNVADMAIVVGTIITIGVIIFYEKAIEKGL from the coding sequence TTGAATATTGGGATGTTTATCATTATATTAGCCATGGATATGGCGACGAAATACTGGGCATACAACTATCTTAGGGAGATTGGAAGCATCCCTGTTATAGAAAATATTTTTCACCTGACCTATGTGGAAAACCGGGGGGCCGCCTTTGGAATTTTACAGGATCAACGGTGGATTTTCATTGTGGTAACCATCGCTACCTTGCTGTTTATTTTGTGGTATTTACGGCAGATGGATCCGGAGATTAAGATACTGAAAATCGGATTAAATCTGATTTTTGTAGGAGCCATCGGCAATCTGATCGATCGTATCTACCTGGGTTTCGTAATCGACTTTATAGATTTTAGGATTTGGCCCGTATGGAATGTGGCGGATATGGCCATTGTTGTGGGAACCATTATTACTATCGGGGTAATCATCTTTTATGAAAAAGCCATAGAAAAGGGGCTGTAA
- a CDS encoding 5'-methylthioadenosine/adenosylhomocysteine nucleosidase, whose protein sequence is MIQYGIIGAMDEEVDILQEEMEVHLEKEIAGLHFYQGVLEKKSVVLVRSGIGKVNAAVCTQILISEFKVEKIINTGVAGALGEDLEILDIVVSTELQQYDVDASKFGYKTGEIPRMDTSIFSAEPALVKKAYEKGLRRFGEKGIKKGKIVSGDTFVSSVEMKHRLEKEFKARCTEMEGASIAQACYMNRVPFVVIRTMSDKADGSANDNYKTFVTKAAFRSKELVKDIIREENF, encoded by the coding sequence ATGATTCAATATGGAATAATTGGAGCTATGGATGAAGAAGTGGATATCCTGCAGGAAGAGATGGAAGTACACTTGGAAAAAGAGATTGCAGGCCTTCATTTTTATCAGGGGGTCCTGGAGAAAAAATCCGTTGTTCTGGTCAGAAGCGGGATCGGAAAAGTGAATGCCGCGGTATGCACCCAGATCCTGATCAGTGAATTTAAAGTGGAAAAAATCATCAATACCGGGGTGGCGGGAGCCCTGGGGGAGGATTTAGAGATATTAGACATCGTGGTATCCACGGAACTGCAGCAATACGATGTGGATGCCAGCAAATTCGGTTACAAAACCGGAGAGATCCCGAGAATGGACACCTCGATTTTTTCCGCTGAACCGGCCTTAGTAAAAAAAGCTTATGAAAAAGGGCTGAGACGATTCGGGGAAAAGGGCATTAAAAAGGGAAAAATTGTTTCCGGGGATACGTTTGTCAGCAGTGTGGAGATGAAGCATCGCCTGGAAAAGGAATTCAAGGCCCGGTGTACGGAAATGGAAGGGGCAAGCATAGCCCAGGCCTGTTATATGAACCGGGTTCCCTTTGTGGTCATCCGAACCATGTCGGATAAAGCCGACGGATCCGCCAATGATAATTATAAAACCTTTGTGACCAAGGCGGCTTTTCGTTCAAAGGAGTTAGTAAAAGACATTATTAGAGAAGAGAACTTTTAG
- a CDS encoding DivIVA domain-containing protein: protein MITPLDIEKKEFSKGVRGYKEREVEEFLNEILTDFETLYSENSQLKEEIQRVKEEMEKYQNIEETLKNTLVVAQNTADEVKRNANKEAQLILDKAENDAKLIVEKAKRDQEKIEQQHEEAKKQMNIFKVRCKTLLESQLSTILDADFNQEDEID from the coding sequence ATGATCACTCCATTGGATATTGAAAAAAAAGAGTTCAGCAAAGGGGTACGAGGTTATAAGGAACGGGAAGTGGAGGAATTCTTAAATGAAATTCTGACGGACTTTGAAACCCTTTACAGTGAAAACAGTCAACTGAAGGAAGAGATTCAAAGGGTAAAGGAAGAAATGGAAAAATACCAAAACATAGAGGAAACCCTGAAAAACACCTTGGTCGTGGCCCAAAACACCGCGGATGAAGTGAAGCGAAATGCCAATAAGGAGGCGCAGCTGATCCTGGATAAGGCGGAGAATGATGCCAAGCTGATCGTGGAAAAAGCAAAACGGGATCAGGAAAAGATCGAACAGCAGCATGAAGAAGCGAAAAAACAGATGAATATATTCAAAGTGCGATGTAAGACCCTGTTGGAATCACAATTAAGCACCATACTGGATGCAGACTTTAACCAGGAGGATGAAATTGACTAA